One genomic region from Vicia villosa cultivar HV-30 ecotype Madison, WI unplaced genomic scaffold, Vvil1.0 ctg.002896F_1_1, whole genome shotgun sequence encodes:
- the LOC131640025 gene encoding extensin-2-like, whose amino-acid sequence MGTLIGLRHWPLLIYTFAFCLIASHVASADDDYKPRYESQPNNYYPTTPSHEGQQPPSSPPPPYVDVFPPSYYKSPPSPSKSPPPPYVDIFPPSYYKSPPPLSKSPPPPYVDVFPPSYYKSPPPPSKSPPPPYVDVFPPSYYKSPPPTSKSPPPPYVDVFPPSYYKSPPPLSKSPPPPYVDVFPPSYYKSPPPPSKSLPPPYVGVLPPSYYKSPPMPSKSPPPPYVDVFPPTDYKSPPPPSKSPPPPYVNVFPPNYYKYPPPPSKSPPPPYVDVFPPSYYKSPPPPSKSPPPPYVNVFPPSYYKSPPPPSKSPPPPYVDVFPPSDYKSPPPPSKSPPPPYTDVFPPTDYKSPPPPSKSPPPPYVDVFPPSSYKSPPPPSKSPPPPYVDVFPPTDYKSPPLPPYVDVFPPSYYKSPPPLSKSPPPPYVDVFPPSYYKSPPPPSPSPPPPYV is encoded by the coding sequence ATGGGAACCTTAATAGGGTTGAGGCATTGGCCTCTACTAATCTATACATTTGCATTTTGCTTAATTGCAAGCCATGTAGCTTCTGCTGATGATGATTATAAGCCTCGCTATGAAAGCCAACCAAACAACTACTATCCAACAACACCAAGTCATGAAGGACAACAGCCACCATCTTCACCACCGCCTCCTTATGTCGACGTATTCCCACCAAGTTACTACAAGTCGCCACCTTCGCCGTCTAAATCTCCGCCACCTCCTTATGTCGACATATTCCCCCCAAGTTACTACAAGTCGCCACCTCCTCTATCTAAATCTCCACCACCTCCTTATGTCGACGTATTTCCACCAAGTTACTACAAGTCTCCACCCCCGCCTTCTAAATCGCCACCGCCTCCATATGTCGACGTATTCCCACCAAGTTACTACAAGTCTCCACCCCCGACGTCTAAATCACCACCACCTCCTTATGTGGACGTATTCCCACCAAGTTACTACAAGTCGCCACCTCCTCTATCTAAATCTCCGCCACCTCCTTATGTGGACGTATTTCCACCAAGTTACTACAAGTCTCCACCCCCGCCGTCTAAATCACTACCGCCTCCTTATGTGGGGGTATTGCCACCAAGTTACTACAAGTCTCCACCAATGCCGTCTAAATCACCACCACCTCCTTATGTCGACGTATTCCCACCAACTGACTACAAGTCTCCACCCCCGCCATCTAAATCACCACCGCCTCCTTATGTCAACGTATTCCCACCAAATTACTACAAGTATCCTCCCCCACCGTCTAAATCACCACCGCCTCCTTATGTCGACGTATTCCCACCAAGTTACTACAAGTCTCCACCCCCGCCGTCTAAATCACCACCGCCTCCTTATGTCAACGTATTCCCACCAAGTTACTACAAGTCTCCACCCCCGCCGTCTAAATCACCACCGCCTCCTTATGTCGATGTATTCCCACCTAGTGACTACAAGTCTCCACCCCCGCCATCTAAATCACCACCGCCTCCTTATACCGACGTATTCCCACCAACTGACTACAAGTCTCCACCCCCGCCATCTAAATCACCACCGCCTCCTTATGTTGACGTATTCCCACCAAGTTCCTACAAGTCTCCACCTCCGCCATCTAAATCGCCACCGCCTCCTTATGTCGACGTATTCCCACCAACTGACTACAAGTCTCCACCCCTGCCTCCTTATGTCGACGTATTCCCACCAAGTTACTACAAGTCTCCACCCCCACTATCTAAATCACCACCACCTCCTTATGTCGATGTGTTTCCACCAAGTTACTACAAGTCTCCACCCCCTCCTTCTCCATCACCGCCTCCACCATATGTCTAA